A window of the Cherax quadricarinatus isolate ZL_2023a chromosome 23, ASM3850222v1, whole genome shotgun sequence genome harbors these coding sequences:
- the LOC138853128 gene encoding ankyrin repeat domain-containing protein 17-like: protein MEAASGGYVEVGRVLLDKGADVNAPPVPSSRDTALTIAADKGHYKFVELLIQRGAQVEVKNKKGNSPLWLAANGGHLEVVQLLYSATADIDSEDNRKVSCLMAAFKRGHYKVVKYMVRNVSQFPSDQELQRYIATLGDKELITKCTNCLEVIRAAKDRQALEANKNASILLEELEQERSREESKKAAASRRRLKKKAKKQEKKEEKRRLEEVKRNDDGSDNYEDDDDENGSNEDQEHHEEQTKREKNEANALQRVVEQIAPEEKDGDSGIDSNSQTSATSETKVTEENDKQGKRTKKKRKESSMRDSTTASQKQNGTPSPIPNSESIELKKLTPNSNITQPQFSASNSLNSKSKKKKEEENKASGIMNELDIFRLDNIKPVNNKKLSHDSSRINALDTFGEVDHYVTPIPGLVGSASTTLSAPSLSPNAKSTPGLGTSPKKGTRREEGWKEVSRKAKKVSVPNSAISRVIGRGGCNINTIREVSGAHIEVEKQGKSQGDRMISIKGSTEATRQAQNLISALVKDPDKDLSELLPKSVSKVAPKPSKINIDNSVLQSGSKALRPASTIGISMATVTSSTISITVAKSSTTTTTAWSNALSSPKRMPIQARSVSTVGSLNFSTPKSPAVRQLFPGEKKSVPATSSASKTLNNSHSVSVSMPSEPHQTFAAKLADSKNSTKSSTPPLVASPKPAQSGLTNNVINSSENIVGEDKNVPETNNNGMISQQYSIFNNRLSQVTHEAMWGAKEKQVNFASVAAAGLVPNGNNKMPPQMLQQHHQHLGGGQVNNYMEPVDQLPMADVTRAPGYRGSTSTVTVSSQMASVASGSPPGSVPVPMPLSGPHQPGATSMARSAPGTPVASPSVRPIAPPPPRQTATPPIPRSSLEMGAASFALLPGPSRTPPSVLSPLVRLQSASLGPSGPLPNRGHMSQSGMNMGQQPYSGVSMASLAPGGPVSSIPRVPIPQPDHSDLVNLAPGQPYRKPPPPLEMTMGSFHQQKQQQQQQQQQQLPSLAQLAGMMNGPRFTTPQTNTHAVFTNNILAPISAAPQIQSNLNPNAPDFTSRSGAFVPPPTFPPSSQLAAFQNGASTVTHSLGSGFGGISQFPAGLDTLSFNDMIGIMPRNPPPLAAIPASVGVNAAFRNSGGSQDNSSPLASPHSSNPASPTQTASAANTGGLAQLPEERHAKLQPIGTERAQKRSERGAVVGGLGGHGTVIADIQWPMPIPDLLAGPHLDHNLPANPYYNDLDMTQYAQLWNWDMNPQM, encoded by the exons aggtgctcaaGTTGAggtaaagaacaaaaaaggcaatTCCCCTTTGTGGTTGGCTGCTAATGGTGGTCACTTAGAAGTTGTGCAACTACTTTATAGTGCCACTGCTGACATCGACTCAGAGGACAACAGAAAAGTCTCCTGCCTCATGGCAGCATTTAAAAGGGGTCATTATAAAGTGGTTAAGTACATGGTACGAAATGTTTCTCAGTTCCCATCTGACCAGGAACTGCAGCGGTATATAGCCACTTTAGGAGACAAGGAGCTAATCACAAAATGTACCAACTGTTTGGAAGTTATTCGGGCAGCCAAAGACAGACAGGCCTTGGAAGCTAACAAAAATGCATCTATTCTGCTGGAGGAACTTGAGCAGGAACGTTCTCGAGAAGAATCAAAGAAAGCGGCTGCATCCCGGCGCAGACTCAAGAAAAAGGCTAAAAAGCAAGAAAAGAAAGAGGAGAAACGGCGtttggaagaagtgaagagaaatgatgatggtagtgataattatgaggatgatgatgatgaaaatggAAGTAATGAGGACCAAGAACATCATGAGGAGCAAACTAAGAGAGAGAAAAATGAAGCAAATGCTCTTCAGAGAGTTGTGGAGCAAATTGCTCCTGAAGAGAAGGATGGCGATAGTGGCATAGATTCAAATAGCCAAACTAGTGCAACTTCTGAAACCAAAGTAACAGAGGAAAATGACAAACAGGGAAAAAGaacaaagaaaaagagaaaggaaTCTTCAATGAGAGATTCAACCACTGCCAGTCAGAAACAAAATGGAACCCCTTCTCCCATCCCTAATAGTGAAAGCATCGAACTTAAAAAGTTGACGCCTAATTCTAACATTACCCAGCCACAGTTCAGTGCCTCAAATTCCTTAAATTCAAAGAgcaagaaaaagaaagaggaggagaataaAGCCAGTGGAATAATGAATGAACTTGATATCTTCCGTCTAGATAATATAAAACCAGTGAATAATAAGAAATTGTCCCATGATTCCTCACGCATCAATGCCTTGGATACATTTGGTGAGGTTGATCACTATGTAACTCCTATTCCTGGCCTTGTCGGTAGTGCTTCAACTACTCTAAGCGCACCGTCCCTTAGTCCTAATGCCAAATCTACGCCTGGGCTAGGTACAAGTCCTAAGAAAGGGACTCGACGTGAAGAGGGGTGGAAAGAAGTAAGTCGAAAAGCCAAAAAAGTCTCTGTTCCCAACAGTGCAATAAGTAGAGTAATTGGTCGAGGTGGCTGCAATATAAACACCATTCGTGAAGTTTCTGGAGCACACATTGAGGTGGAGAAGCAAGGTAAAAGTCAAGGTGATAGAATGATTAGCATCAAAGGCTCTACAGAAGCCACACGTCAGGCACAAAATCTTATTTCTGCCTTGGTTAAGGACCCTGACAAAGACCTCTCAGAACTGCTTCCCAAGTCGGTATCCAAGGTTGCTCCTAAGCCTTCGAAAATCAATATTGATAATTCTGTTTTACAATCAGGTAGTAAAGCTTTACGACCTGCCAGCACTATTGGAATTAGTATGGCTACTGTTACATCATCTACTATCAGCATAACTGTCGCTAAGTCTAGTACCACTACAACTACGGCATGGTCTAATGCTCTTTCATCGCCAAAGCGGATGCCAATACAAGCTAGGTCAGTGTCAACTGTCGGTTCACTGAATTTCTCTACTCCCAAAAGTCCAGCTGTTCGTCAATTATTCCCTGGAGAGAAGAAATCTGTTCCTGCTACCTCATCTGCGAGTAAAACATTGAATAATTCCCACTCAGTAAGTGTATCCATGCCAAGTGAACCTCATCAAACTTTTGCTGCAAAGCTGGCAGACTCGAAAAATTCAACCAAAAGTTCAACACCGCCGTTGGTTGCATCTCCTAAACCTGCTCAGTCAGGGTTAACAAATAATGTTATTAATTCTTCAGAAAATATTGTGGGAGAGGATAAAAATGTTCCAGAAACTAATAATAATGGAATGATCAGTCAACAGTATTCTATCTTTAACAACCGCCTCAGCCAAGTAACACATGAAGCCATGTGGGGTGCCAAAGAGAAACAGGTAAATTTTGCATCCGTGGCTGCAGCCGGGCTTGTGCCAAATGGTAATAATAAGATGCCACCTCAGATgctgcagcagcatcaccagcatttGGGAGGTGGGCAAGTCAATAATTACATGGAACCTGTTGATCAACTCCCAATGGCTGATGTTACTCGTGCTCCTGGGTATAGAGGATCGACATCCACTGTCACAGTCAGTAGCCAAATGGCATCTGTTGCCTCTGGAAGTCCACCAGGCAGTGTTCCTGTGCCTATGCCTTTATCTGGACCACACCAGCCTGGGGCTACCAGTATGGCTCGGAGTGCACCTGGAACTCCTGTAGCCTCTCCATCAGTGAGGCCTATTGCACCTCCACCTCCCCGCCAAACTGCAACTCCTCCTATCCCAAGATCCTCTTTGGAAATGGGTGCTGCATCATTTGCTCTACTTCCTGGTCCATCGCGTACTCCTCCATCCGTATTGTCGCCATTGGTGCGATTGCAATCTGCCTCACTAGGGCCTAGTGGTCCATTACCAAATCGTGGCCATATGTCACAGTCAGGTATGAACATGGGGCAGCAACCTTATTCAGGTGTTTCTATGGCCAGTTTAGCACCTGGGGGTCCTGTGTCATCCATTCCTCGTGTCCCCATTCCACAACCTGACCATTCTGACTTAGTTAACCTAGCCCCTGGCCAGCCTTATcgtaaaccaccaccaccacttgaaatGACCATGGGCTCTTTCCatcaacaaaagcagcaacagcaacaacaacagcagcaacagctaccTTCTTTGGCTCAGCTTGCAGGAATGATGAATGGTCCTAGATTTACCACACCACAAACTAATACCCATGCAGTATTCACCAATAATATTTTGGCACCCATATCAGCAGCTCCACAGATTCAAAGCAACCTTAACCCTAATGCACCTGATTTTACTAGCAGATCTGGGGCTTTTGTGCCACCACCGACTTTTCCACCTAGCTCTCAGTTAGCTGCCTTTCAGAATGGGGCATCAACAGTTACACATTCTCTTGGATCAGGATTTGGTGGAATTAGTCAGTTTCCAGCTGGGCTAGACACTTTGTCATTTAATGATATGATTGGGATTATGCCACGTAATCCACCACCTTTGGCAGCCATCCCAGCTTCAGTTGGAGTCAATGCTGCTTTCAGAAACAGTGGAGGATCACAAGACAACTCGTCCCCTCTTGCATCACCCCACTCATCCAACCCAGCCTCTCCAACTCAGACTGCGTCTGCTGCCAATACTGGAGGTTTGGCCCAATTACCAGAAGAGCGTCATGCAAAACTACAACCAATTGGTACAGAGCGTGCACAGAAGAGGTCTGAACGGGGAGCTGTAGTTGGAGGACTGGGTGGTCATGGAACTGTTATTGCTGATATACAGTGGCCTATGCCGATACCAGATCTGTTGGCTGGACCCCACCTTGACCATAATCTACCAGCCAACCCATACTACAATGATTTAGATATGACACAGTATGCACAA CTCTGGAACTGGGACATGAATCCACAGATGTAG